A genomic region of Microtus ochrogaster isolate Prairie Vole_2 unplaced genomic scaffold, MicOch1.0 UNK73, whole genome shotgun sequence contains the following coding sequences:
- the LOC101991722 gene encoding interferon-induced very large GTPase 1-like, with translation METTKGIPHEPQTRRQDLQEMLTAVGLSVDYWLPKLQEDVGVTCAQALQHLEEKDLQKLKSQTQHTWEKKALEKLLDLSQPNSVAEFQETPGEMIRNRQQQAEQSLQELRALQSEGKHRQEEEVKRKEAELRQAMEIPEECWPGPEVPLKDITETMERHLKDMEQKISYSGNLSDRDLVRWASGGLALQGIYKTSHQRSLIQKKEELLSVPTEFSLVGPEHGTWMETKEFSSFQEQAMFTQTMEKLGFSSAFSAKGEGWGLSLDGGVEKNKHTVSGDTHQSHSEQSYFCSAKFSYIPLATCHFHIHQLQLSKAALQELKRIEELLGQTTHTDGFPLLRHRAENFFHKFGSHANQGPLHLGGIYCWKAISEDFKSEQLADVKQQVAESLNIYIRGSYGGFGVKAGTSVNMLDPHSKTASNSTTRQNFQTKVKLSVAQIGGPAEADSIAQWTAGLVASNQTWSVIDRGLQLVPIWDIILSSHRSDFKDALQVANCLKDSYTALTGLTAQIQEGEEFLTAGKEARLFLEDVKCWEVSDPEKQLNKLIDFMQTLSQKVKSYTIWINTCLTDWDLQNFLINTVSFCKNSPTYKTQFIKSQLCSLLEPHVYKVTNFPHAQSIIQWINQSESEEEQIKIPSFSEFIETLKKNHKNLMEVNIKNESPETVEEAKRMATYEVTTAIGSFLKYLRETEQPDMLLMLLSIAAGAGYQLVNNIFQHLLGCNELSFLVDQMQAIHQKYQDLKNICSYRAQAFLVLTALRATVEITDTSTEEKGQRLTLVRQHMEHLLSEEVVHVLTKHGAHHDWENLENDLRLLIDGDYKATIPSLQMDEVKKQLQSLCYEKKEIYKQQSNENNEKDMIEKGPFLDLLQRLGLEHHYPKRMSRADFHLIYKTSVYNTQPRSEQELPFYFLQKLLMLDCGFRHLVFKDDKNIENQNSVVSCSHENEDFDPYEDAIKESDSLTYLSAAESQPHIHPMDIQMAIFHCADDLARQYILSKLSICQFALPLVVPNPNSSQIEFSLWSLRQIRRSWQESSKSPQDKSYSHSNQQMCCVSTPIVSFIRVGNGLSASKSQIINSLLSKHKHDVFFHRHCRGSSKDCLLMEGVVEISWFCPGGQGEDRFDKCVTFTNLHGDAKDHRQQLSFLQDVSSVIVILMSASDDNKENQKLVRYLCQSSRSLICLTDDKEKATANYSGKRMRIGIRNRNEAELTEELTNAIKHFLELSNTALSLEGCSQMAQKQGFLIDEDQRDCKEAKEKAQTIMALLEESKLSQTKENLLPLQGQLWHLWCKKDKEFYHLREKGNRSIEQHKSEIEIDKRIIRCRQLERAFPLNDLMRSVLEVLQECSETHNKLYFLQWLSLFCDNLTTEHLEKLHEKQRSLWLVVQREKQKAQKSTSLTLWQKQLEAISTEILNCTLGIEHLLREVGQIYEALEEISSSRDSLFLCLPQIAADLMVAGLPIELMDGDASYVPLKWVAAVFDKISEKVGDKRLFVLSILGLQSSGKSTLLNALFGLQFTASAGRCTKGAYMQLLKVEEKFTEELGFDFVLVVDTEGLRAPELNNKSQNWDNELATFVIGLGNLTLINIFGENPSEMQDILQIAVQAFLRMKQVKISPSCLFVHQNVGEVTAKDQNVEGRRCLEQKLDEMAITAAEQEECSNVSHFSDVIKFDVNNHVYYFAHLWDGNPPMAPPNPRYSHNVQELKSTIILTAKQESRGSIMKISDFKFRVQDLWKALVNENFIFSFRNTREIMAMSKLETMYNHWTWELRSHMLDFQNQLINQIQNGKVQALKTSIFEAPITEKYTAIKQELEKYFNEDPDNEILVQWKSNFENKLIILKETLISDTRRKANELIHLKKNQERLDKKKSSYANELLERSRKLALTVKGKELNEEELHEKFNQLWKKWVCDVSSDLPPVIEPDIDTDSENILWEYFQKEINMVDILMRNSEDKFQINYDKHVKMNKKYNFMTRTLKVCDKESINMTTDHIISRFNETINNIHKQQCDYNTSYFHEILRIIEEEVKSAPTDERYTFTSKYIIELSLCLFQRASKSFKEMHKAFKRANDPVNYLERKKDDFFMSFKISCQGATSIKTFVDFLWHKLTPAISATIKGKMVIKIAGAMRATCPAFNGNRANLEKHILISLAEEENFDNYWEYLHDTKSFFRRYIESHIKQYCSDGGSKNIKTFLKISLGDIKNAVLSAIHESTAVAKDKGSTASGWLDLFCDHLGSNLIFPRRDLISIEHQEIKDTEFLKEAMSAALDPAMRKVEEDCSSKPIDEMVPDIEKILSEHLCGCWKQCPLCNAICTNTIPQHEGDHSVPFHRPQAVSGWHKHKTDHFVIDCCTSSVASDRFMLLGNKREIPYKNYRQAGGDYATWSITPDSSTQSYWKWFVSHFRSKLEEKYQKKFTGTGEIPEAWAKITKEDVLNDLKEQ, from the coding sequence ATGGAAACAACAAAGGGCATCCCTCACGAGCCTCAGACTAGAAGGCAAGATCTCCAGGAGATGCTGACAGCTGTGGGGTTGTCTGTTGACTACTGGCTGCCTAAGCTTCAGGAAGATGTGGGTGTGACCTGTGCCCAGGCCTTACAACACTTAGAAGAAAAAGACCTCCAGAAGCTGAAGTCCCAGACACAGCACACATGGGAGAAAAAGGCTCTGGAGAAGCTGCTTGACCTCTcacagccaaacagtgttgcagaGTTCCAGGAGACTCCTGGGGAGATGATAAGGAACAGGCAGCAGCAAGCAGAACAGTCGCTGCAGGAACTGAGGGCCTTGCAGTCAGAAGGgaaacacagacaggaagaggaagtgaagaggaAAGAAGCAGAACTGAGGCAAGCAATGGAGATCCCTGAAGAGTGCTGGCCAGGGCCGGAAGTACCCCTCAAAGATATCACTGAAACAATGGAGAGACATCTCAAGGATATGGAGCAGAAAATTTCCTACAGTGGAAACCTCTCAGATAGAGACCTGGTAAGATGGGCATCTGGAGGGCTGGCCCTGCAAGGAATTTATAAGACCAGCCACCAAAGAAGCCTgattcagaagaaagaagagctACTCAGTGTCCCTACAGAGTTCTCACTTGTTGGCCCTGAGCATGGCACATGGATGGAAACAAAGGAATTTTCCTCTTTTCAAGAACAAGCCATGTTCACACAGACTATGGAGAAGCTGGGTTTCAGTTCAGCCTTCTCAGCTAAAGGTGAAGGCTGGGGACTTAGTCTAGACGGTGGtgtggagaaaaataaacacacagtatCTGGGGATACCCACCAATCACATTCAGAGCAATCTTACTTCTGCTCAGCCAAATTCAGCTATATTCCACTGGCCACCTGCCACTTTCACATCCATCAGCTTCAACTCTCCAAGGCTGCTCTCCAGGAGCTAAAACGTATTGAAGAACTCCTAGGTCAAACTACACACACAGACGGATTCCCCTTACTGAGGCACAGGGCTGAAAACTTTTTTCACAAGTTTGGCTCTCATGCTAACCAAGGCCCACTGCACCTAGGGGGAATCTACTGTTGGAAGGCCATTTCAGAGGATTTCAAAAGTGAGCAATTGGCTGATGTAAAGCAGCAGGTGGCAGAGTCCTTGAATATTTACATAAGGGGCAGCTATGGTGGCTTTGGAGTTAAAGCTGGTACAAGTGTAAACATGTTAGACCCACATTCAAAAACAGCATCTAACAGTACAACTCGTCAAAACTTTCAAACAAAGGTGAAACTCTCTGTTGCCCAGATAGGTGGACCAGCAGAAGCAGATAGTATTGCCCAGTGGACAGCTGGCCTTGTTGCTAGCAATCAAACATGGTCTGTCATTGACCGGGGACTTCAGTTGGTACCTATTTGGGACATCATCCTCTCTAGCCACAGAAGTGATTTTAAGGATGCCCTTCAGGTGGCAAACTGCCTGAAAGACAGTTACACTGCTCTGACTGGACTCACTGCCCAGATTCAGGAAGGAGAGGAATTTCTTACTGCTGGAAAAGAAGCCAGGCTTTTCCTAGAGGATGTGAAATGTTGGGAGGTTTCTGATCCTGAAAAACAGCTTAATAAGCTGATAGACTTCATGCAAACATTGAgtcaaaaagtaaaaagttatACCATTTGGATTAATACATGCCTCACAGATTGGGATCTGCAGAATTTTCTAATAAACACTGTAAGCTTTTGCAAAAATTCACCCACTTATAAAACTCAGTTTATTAAATCTCAGTTGTGCAGCCTTCTAGAACCTCATGTCTACAAAGTGACAAACTTTCCTCATGCACAGTCCATCATACAGTGGATCAATCAGTCAGAGTCAGAGGAAGAACAAATCAAAATCCCCTCATTTTCTGAATTCATcgagaccttaaaaaaaaaccacaaaaacctGATGGAAGTGAATATAAAAAATGAGTCCCCAGAAACAGTGGAAGAAGCTAAAAGAATGGCTACATATGAGGTGACCACAGCTATTGGCTCCTTCTTGAAGTAcctaagagaaacagagcagccagatATGCTGCTGATGCTACTCTCCATTGCAGCTGGTGCAGGATATCAGTTGGTAAACAATATTTTTCAGCATCTTCTGGGATGTAACGAGTTAAGCTTCCTTGTGGATCAAATGCAAGCTATCCATCAGAAATACCAAGATCTTAAAAACATATGCAGCTACAGAGCCCAGGCGTTCCTGGTGCTCACAGCTCTCAGAGCCACAGTCGAAATTACAGATACTTctacagaagagaaaggacaaCGCTTGACATTAGTAAGACAACATATGGAACACTTGTTGTCTGAAGAAGTTGTACATGTTCTCACAAAACATGGAGCACATCATGATTGGGAAAATCTGGAGAACGATTTAAGATTACTGATTGATGGGGACTATAAAGCCACAATCCCTTCTTTGCAAATGGATGAGGTAAAAAAACAGTTGCAAAGTCTCTGCTATGAAAAGAAAGAGATCTATAAACAACAAAGTAATGAAAACAACGAAAAGGATATGATAGAAAAAGGACCTTTCCTAGACTTACTCCAGCGTCTAGGCCTTGAACACCACTACCCAAAAAGGATGAGCAGAGCTGATTTCCATCTGATCTATAAGACTTCTGTGTACAATACACAGCCAAGATCTGAACAGGAACTTCCCTTCTATTTCCTACAAAAGCTATTGATGCTAGATTGTGGGTTCAGACATCTGGTCTTCAAAGATGACAAGAACATAGAAAACCAGAACTCTGTAGTTTCTTGCAGTCATGAAAATGAAGATTTTGATCCATATGAAGATGCCATTAAAGAAAGTGACAGTCTTACCTACCTCTCAGCCGCTGAGTCCCAGCCCCACATTCACCCAATGGACATCCAGATGGCCATTTTTCACTGTGCAGATGATCTTGCCAGGCAATATATTTTGTCCAAACTTTCCATTTGTCAATTTGCACTTCCCCTTGTGGTACCAAATCCCAACAGTTCTCAGATTGAattctctctctggtctctgagaCAAATCAGGAGAAGCTGGCAAGAGTCAAGTAAATCACCACAGGACAAGAGCTACAGTCACAGCAATCAGCAGATGTGCTGTGTTTCTACCCCCATTGTGTCCTTCATTAGAGTTGGAAATGGCCTCTCTGCTTCCAAATCTCAGATCATAAACTCTCTCCTCAGTAAACATAAACACGATGTGTTTTTTCACAGGCACTGCAGAGGAAGCAGCAAAGACTGTCTCCTGATGGAGGGAGTGGTGGAGATCTCCTGGTTCTGTCCTGGGGGTCAAGGTGAGGACAGATTTGACAAGTGTGTGACCTTCACCAATCTTCATGGAGATGCCAAGGACCATAGACAACAACTCAGCTTCCTGCAGGATGTCTCTTCTGTCATTGTGATCCTCATGTCAGCTTCTGatgacaataaagaaaaccaaaaacttgTCAGATACCTCTGTCAGTCATCAAGATCCCTGATCTGTTTGACTGATGACAAAGAAAAAGCCACAGCCAATTATTCTGGTAAAAGAATGAGAATTGGCATCAGGAATAGAAATGAGGCAGAATTAACAGAGGAGCTCACAAACGCCATCAAACATTTTCTAGAGCTCTCTAATACTGCTCTCAGTTTAGAGGGATGTTCACAGATGGCTCAAAAACAAGGATTCCTTATTGATGAGGACCAGAGAGACTgcaaggaagccaaagaaaaggcACAGACTATAATGGCCCTCCTGGAGGAATCCAAGTTAtcacagacaaaagaaaatttactaCCCCTTCAGGGACAACTTTGGCACCTTTGGTGTAAGAAGGATAAAGAATTCTATCatctgagagagaaagggaatcgGAGCATTGAACAACACAAGAGTGAGATTGAGATAGATAAAAGAATAATTCGATGTCGGCAATTGGAAAGAGCCTTTCCTCTCAATGATTTAATGCGCTCTGTTCTTGAAGTTCTCCAAGAATGTTCAGAAACTCATAATAAACTCTACTTTCTGCAGTGGCTAAGTCTGTTTTGTGACAATCTGACTACAGAACATCTGGAAAAGTTGCATGAAAAGCAAAGATCTTTGTGGTTAGTGgtacaaagagaaaagcagaaagcacagaagAGCACATCCCTGACACTCTGGCAGAAGCAGCTAGAAGCCATCTCTACAGAGATTCTTAACTGCACTTTAGGAATTGAGCACCTTCTCCGAGAAGTTGGCCAGATCTATGAAGCTCTGGAAGAAATTTCATCCTCTAGAGACAgcctttttctctgcctccctcagattGCTGCAGACCTGATGGTGGCTGGTCTTCCCATTGAGCTGATGGATGGGGATGCTTCATATGTGCCTCTAAAGTGGGTGGCAGCTGTTTTTGACAAGATCTCAGAGAAAGTTGGAGACAAAAGGTTGTTTGTTCTCTCTATCCTTGGCCTACAGAGCTCAGGGAAGTCCACCCTACTGAATGCATTGTTTGGGCTGCAGTTCACAGCCAGTGCAGGCAGGTGCACCAAGGGGGCCTACATGCAGCTCCTGAAGGTGGAAGAAAAATTCACAGAGGAACTTGGCtttgattttgttcttgttgttgacACAGAAGGACTTCGGGCTCCAGAACTCAACAACAAATCCCAGAATTGGGACAATGAGTTGGCAACCTTTGTCATTGGCCTTGGAAACTTGACTCTGATCAATATTTTTGGGGAGAATCCCTCTGAGATGCAAGACATCCTACAAATAGCTGTCCAAGCCTTTCTTAGGATGAAACAAGTGAAAATCTCCCCCAGTTGCCTCTTTGTCCATCAGAATGTGGGAGAAGTTACAGCTAAAGACCAAAATGTGGAAGGACGAAGGTGCTTAGAGCAGAAACTGGACGAAATGGCAATAACAGCTGCAGAACAGGAAGAGTGCTCAAATGTATCCCACTTCAGTGATGTCATTAAGTTTGATGTCAATAATCATGTCTATTACTTTGCCCACCTCTGGGATGGAAATCCCCCTATGGCCCCTCCTAATCCTCGTTATAGTCACAATGTCCAGGAACTAAAGAGTACAATTATTTTGACTGCCAAACAGGAATCCAGAGGTAGCATCATGAAGATCTCAGATTTCAAATTTAGAGTTCAAGATCTGTGGAAAGCCCTAGTAAATGAGAACTTTATTTTCAGCTTCAGAAACACCAGAGAGATCATGGCCATGAGCAAGCTGGAAACTATGTATAACCATTGGACCTGGGAGTTAAGGAGTCACATGCTGGACTTTCAGAACCAGCTGATCAATCAGATTCAGAATGGGAAAGTTCAGGCACTCAAAACAAGCATATTTGAAGCTCCaatcacagaaaaatatacagcaaTTAAGCAagaacttgaaaaatattttaatgaagatcCAGACAATGAAATATTGGTTCAATGGAAATCGAATTTTGAAAATAAGCTAATAATCCTTAAAGAGACACTTATATCAGACACCAGAAGGAAAGCCAATGaacttattcatttaaaaaaaaatcaagaaaggttGGATAAGAAAAAATCAAGTTATGCAAATGAATTAttggaaagaagcagaaagttGGCTTTAACTGTAAAGGGTAAAGAATTAAATGAAGAAGAATTACATGAAAAATTCAATCAACTTTGGAAAAAATGGGTCTGTGATGTGTCCTCAGATCTTCCTCCAGTCATAGAACCTGACATTGACACAGATTCTGAAAACATTCTTTGGGAGTATTTCCAAAAGGAGATCAACATGGTAGACATACTAATGAGAAATTCTGaagataaatttcaaataaattatgataaacatgtaaaaatgaataaaaagtataACTTCATGACTAGGACATTAAAGGTCTGTGATAAGGAATCCATTAATATGACTACTGACCATATTATTTCAAGATTTAATGAAACTATCAACAATATTCATAAGCAACAGTGTGATTATAATACAAGTTACTTCCATGAAATTCTGAGAATAATAGAAGAAGAAGTAAAATCTGCACCTACTGACGAAAGATACACATTTACAAGCAAATATATCATTGAGTTGTCACTATGCTTATTCCAAAGAGCATCTAAGAGTTTTAAGGAAATGCATAAAGCATTCAAGAGAGCAAATGATCCTGTGAACTatctggagaggaagaaagatgatttCTTCATGAGTTTTAAGATTTCCTGCCAAGGTGCCACCTCCATCAAAacatttgttgattttctttggCACAAGCTCACCCCTGCTATCTCTGCAACCATAAAGGGGAAAATGGTCATTAAAATTGCTGGAGCCATGAGAGCCACCTGCCCAGCATTCAATGGAAACAGGGCTAACCTGGAGAAACACATTCTCATTTCTCtggcagaagaagaaaactttGATAATTACTGGGAGTACCTTCATGATACAAAATCCTTTTTTAGAAGGTATATTGAAAGCCATATTAAACAATACTGTTCAGATGGaggaagtaaaaatataaagacttttttaaaaataagtttaggtGACATCAAGAATGCCGTCCTCTCTGCCATTCATGAGTCCACAGCAGTGGCTAAAGATAAAGGCAGCACTGCATCTGGCTGGTTGGATTTGTTCTGTGATCACCTAGGGAGCAACCTGATCTTTCCAAGAAGAGACCTCATAAGCATCGAGCACCAGGAGATAAAGGACACTGAGTTTCTCAAAGAAGCCATGAGTGCAGCTTTGGATCCTGCAATGAGGAAAGTTGAAGAGGACTGCTCAAGTAAGCCCATAGATGAAATGGTTCCTGACATTGAGAAAATTCTCTCTGAGCAtctctgtggctgctggaaaCAGTGTCCTTTGTGTAATGCAATTTGTACCAACACCATTCCCCAACATGAGGGAGACCACAGTGTGCCATTCCACCGTCCTCAGGCTGTCAGTGGGTGGCATAAGCATAAAACAGACCACTTTGTCATTGACTGCTGTACTAGTTCAGTAGCAAGTGACCGCTTCATGCTTTTGGGAAATAAACGAGAAATCCCATATAAGAATTACCGGCAGGCAGGAGGAGATTATGCCACATGGAGTATCACTCCAGACTCATCCACCCAGTCATACTGGAAATGGTTTGTCTCACACTTCAGGTCAAAACTAGAggaaaaataccagaaaaaatTTACAGGCACAGGTGAAATCCCAGAGGCATGGGCCAAAATCACAAAGGAGGATGTGCTCAATGACTTGAAAGAGCaataa